From the genome of Litorilinea aerophila, one region includes:
- a CDS encoding M20 family metallopeptidase, whose protein sequence is MTREQSIRLTPLEQEILSHIDDEEVIRWVQELTRIPSVWRPEQGVGEEAAARWVEARCREMGLETWFEEVQPGRPNVIARYGDGSGPTLMFEGHTDVVTEGDPSLWTDPPFSATIRDGRIYGRGANDMKAGVVCALAAVKALVQSGVRLGGNILLGIVCDEEGQMLGIKHFVARGWADRVDAAIICEPEENHLCIAQKGVMWIRAQIQGVMSHGAMPLTGVNTAYPMARFLTLVQSLEEREIARHGRHEFLGQPSITPTVLQMPPRGAGEPQNNVMPGACEVVLDFRLVPGQDPDELAARIETMLQAVTAVDERLAYTMEVVEVRHPTQTDREEPVVQALADAYTALTGRPPIYGGVPGSTDGTILHAWKGIPIVTCGPGDIHIPHHVDEWVSIDEIKLAVRLYVVAAVRYLKEVGGRQ, encoded by the coding sequence ATGACCCGGGAACAGAGTATCAGACTGACTCCCCTGGAGCAGGAAATCCTCAGCCACATTGACGACGAAGAGGTGATCCGCTGGGTGCAGGAATTGACCCGCATTCCCAGCGTGTGGCGGCCGGAGCAAGGCGTGGGCGAAGAGGCGGCAGCCCGCTGGGTGGAGGCCCGCTGCCGGGAAATGGGGCTGGAGACCTGGTTCGAGGAGGTGCAGCCCGGCCGGCCCAACGTCATCGCCCGCTACGGCGACGGGTCCGGCCCCACCCTGATGTTCGAAGGACACACCGACGTGGTGACCGAAGGCGACCCGTCCCTGTGGACCGACCCACCCTTCAGTGCCACCATCCGGGATGGCCGCATCTACGGGCGGGGCGCCAACGACATGAAGGCCGGCGTGGTCTGCGCCCTGGCCGCGGTCAAGGCGCTGGTGCAGAGCGGCGTTCGCCTGGGCGGCAACATTCTGCTGGGCATCGTCTGTGACGAGGAAGGGCAGATGCTGGGCATCAAGCATTTCGTGGCACGGGGCTGGGCCGACCGGGTGGACGCGGCCATCATCTGCGAGCCGGAGGAAAATCACCTCTGCATCGCCCAGAAGGGCGTCATGTGGATCCGGGCCCAGATTCAGGGGGTGATGAGCCACGGCGCCATGCCCCTCACCGGGGTCAACACCGCCTATCCCATGGCCCGCTTTCTGACCCTGGTCCAGAGCCTGGAGGAGCGGGAGATCGCCCGCCACGGCCGGCACGAGTTCCTGGGCCAGCCCAGCATCACGCCCACGGTGTTGCAGATGCCGCCCCGGGGTGCAGGCGAACCCCAGAACAACGTCATGCCCGGTGCCTGTGAAGTGGTCCTGGACTTCCGCCTGGTGCCCGGCCAGGATCCCGACGAGCTGGCCGCCCGCATTGAGACCATGCTCCAGGCGGTGACCGCGGTGGACGAGCGCCTGGCCTACACCATGGAGGTGGTGGAAGTGCGTCATCCCACCCAGACGGACCGGGAAGAGCCGGTGGTACAGGCCCTGGCCGACGCCTACACGGCCCTGACCGGCCGGCCGCCCATTTACGGCGGCGTCCCCGGCTCCACCGACGGCACCATCCTGCACGCCTGGAAAGGCATCCCCATCGTCACCTGTGGTCCCGGCGACATCCACATTCCCCACCACGTGGACGAATGGGTTAGCATCGACGAAATCAAACTGGCCGTACGCCTGTATGTGGTGGCAGCGGTGAGGTATTTAAAAGAGGTAGGCGGTAGACAGTAG
- a CDS encoding energy-coupling factor transporter transmembrane component T family protein, giving the protein MENFDLLRNVTIGQYIPTGSVIHRLDPRAKLLAATFLILAISFNLSLIANFFFLLVVLAIAWAARIEFRYILRGFILGLPVLIFIFVMQFLFLGSVEPAGRVYFEWGWFRITRYSLHLMGISLMRITSFIFLTSLVTMTATTTELTHGVESLLKPFRRIGIPSHELALILTIALRFVPTLAEELERLMKAQASRGGDFGGQRFWRPDKAVRAYLPLIVPLFLGAFRRAEDLVLAMEARCYVSGEGRTKFVVFHARPLDYLVVAAAFGLMLVMILYPWPAVREILARFGIHGL; this is encoded by the coding sequence ATGGAAAACTTTGACCTGCTGCGCAACGTCACCATCGGCCAGTACATTCCCACCGGTTCGGTCATCCACCGGCTGGACCCGCGCGCCAAGCTGTTGGCGGCCACCTTCCTGATTCTGGCCATTTCTTTCAACCTGTCCCTGATCGCCAACTTCTTCTTTTTGCTGGTGGTGCTGGCCATTGCCTGGGCCGCCCGCATCGAATTCCGCTACATCCTGCGGGGGTTCATCCTGGGCCTGCCGGTGCTGATCTTCATCTTCGTCATGCAGTTTCTCTTTCTGGGCAGCGTGGAGCCGGCCGGCCGGGTCTACTTTGAATGGGGCTGGTTTCGCATCACCCGCTACAGCCTGCACCTGATGGGCATCAGCCTCATGCGCATCACGTCGTTCATCTTTCTCACCAGCCTGGTGACCATGACCGCGACCACCACAGAGCTCACCCACGGCGTGGAAAGCCTGCTCAAGCCCTTCCGGCGCATCGGCATCCCCTCCCACGAGCTGGCCCTGATCCTCACCATTGCCCTGCGCTTCGTCCCCACCCTGGCCGAGGAGCTGGAACGGCTGATGAAGGCCCAGGCCAGCCGGGGCGGCGACTTTGGCGGCCAGCGCTTCTGGCGGCCGGACAAGGCCGTGCGTGCCTACCTGCCCCTGATCGTGCCCCTTTTCCTGGGGGCCTTTCGCCGGGCTGAAGACCTGGTACTGGCCATGGAAGCCCGCTGCTACGTCAGCGGCGAGGGCCGCACCAAGTTCGTGGTCTTCCACGCCCGCCCGCTGGACTACCTGGTTGTGGCGGCAGCCTTTGGGTTGATGCTGGTGATGATCTTGTACCCATGGCCCGCAGTACGGGAGATCCTGGCCCGTTTCGGCATTCACGGGCTGTAG
- a CDS encoding energy-coupling factor transporter ATPase yields the protein MAPIIRVENVHFTYQPEGGQPIHALRGINLTVEPGEYLAIVGHNGSGKSTLAKHLNALLLPTQGDVWVRDWNTRDRRHTLEIRATVGMVFQTPDNQIVATIVEEDVAFGPENLGVPHDELVQRVDWSLEQVRMIPYRHRAPHLLSGGQKQRVCIAGVLAMKPEVLVLDESTAMLDPRGRAEVLETVRRLNREAGVTVIAITHFMHEALDADRVIVMADGQIALEGPPRAVFSQVERLRELQLDVPPLTALARTLHRHLPDFPADILTLDEMVEAVRRQLNGRPLAAALPSPPPPTDTGEPLAVAEHLVHDYMRGTPLAVRALHDVNLEIRPGEIVGILGHTGSGKSTAVQHLNGLLRPHGGRVVVLGHDLGDNRVDVRALRRRVGLVFQFPEAQLFERYVGDDIAYGPRNLKLSREEVRERVRRAMAAVGLDFDTFKDRFTFSLSGGEMRRVALAGVLALEPEILILDEPTAGLDPQGRRQLWEQILKLHDTGMALVIISHNMEELAEVCHRLYVIAEGRTVLEGTPAQIFGQPRRLREMGLDVPVVTSLVDRLAEARLVEAAPPIYTVEQATRWLGEALHGKL from the coding sequence GTGGCACCCATCATTCGCGTTGAAAACGTACACTTCACCTATCAACCCGAAGGCGGTCAGCCCATCCATGCCCTGCGGGGCATCAACCTGACGGTGGAGCCGGGCGAGTACCTGGCCATCGTCGGCCACAACGGCTCCGGCAAGTCCACCCTGGCCAAACACCTCAACGCGCTGCTCCTGCCCACCCAGGGCGACGTCTGGGTGCGGGACTGGAACACCCGGGATCGCCGCCACACCCTGGAGATCCGCGCCACGGTGGGCATGGTCTTCCAGACCCCCGACAACCAGATTGTGGCCACCATTGTGGAGGAGGACGTGGCCTTCGGGCCGGAGAACCTGGGCGTTCCCCACGACGAACTGGTGCAGCGGGTGGATTGGTCCCTGGAACAGGTGCGCATGATCCCCTACCGTCACCGCGCGCCCCACCTCCTCTCCGGCGGCCAGAAGCAGCGGGTCTGCATCGCCGGGGTGCTGGCCATGAAACCGGAAGTGCTGGTCCTGGACGAGTCCACCGCCATGCTGGATCCCCGGGGGCGGGCCGAGGTCCTGGAGACGGTCCGCCGCCTGAACCGGGAGGCAGGCGTGACGGTCATCGCCATCACCCACTTCATGCACGAAGCCCTGGACGCCGACCGGGTGATCGTCATGGCCGACGGCCAGATCGCCCTGGAAGGGCCACCCAGGGCTGTCTTCAGCCAGGTGGAGCGGCTGCGGGAGCTGCAACTGGACGTGCCCCCCCTGACAGCCCTGGCCCGGACCCTCCACCGCCATCTCCCGGACTTCCCGGCCGACATCCTCACCCTGGACGAGATGGTGGAAGCCGTGCGCCGCCAGCTCAACGGCCGGCCGTTGGCCGCGGCCCTGCCTTCCCCGCCGCCGCCCACCGACACAGGCGAGCCCCTGGCCGTGGCCGAACACCTGGTCCACGACTACATGCGGGGTACACCCCTGGCCGTGCGCGCCCTGCACGATGTGAACCTGGAGATCCGCCCCGGCGAAATCGTGGGCATTCTGGGACACACCGGCTCCGGCAAGTCCACCGCGGTGCAACACTTGAACGGGCTCTTGCGGCCCCACGGCGGCCGGGTGGTGGTCCTGGGCCACGACCTGGGCGACAACCGGGTGGACGTGCGGGCCCTTCGTCGGCGGGTGGGGCTGGTCTTCCAGTTTCCCGAAGCCCAGCTCTTCGAGCGCTACGTGGGCGATGACATTGCCTATGGCCCCCGCAACCTGAAGCTGAGCCGGGAGGAAGTGCGGGAACGGGTACGCCGGGCCATGGCCGCGGTCGGGTTGGATTTTGACACCTTCAAGGACCGCTTCACCTTCAGCCTGAGCGGGGGCGAGATGCGTCGGGTGGCCCTGGCCGGCGTGCTGGCCCTGGAACCCGAGATCCTGATCCTGGACGAGCCCACGGCCGGGCTGGATCCCCAAGGGCGTCGCCAGCTTTGGGAGCAGATCCTGAAGCTCCACGACACTGGCATGGCCCTGGTGATCATCTCCCACAACATGGAGGAGCTGGCGGAGGTCTGCCATCGGCTCTATGTCATCGCCGAGGGCCGCACCGTGCTGGAAGGCACCCCTGCCCAGATCTTTGGCCAGCCCCGGCGGCTGCGGGAGATGGGCCTGGATGTACCCGTGGTGACCAGCCTGGTGGATCGGCTGGCCGAAGCCCGGCTGGTGGAGGCGGCACCCCCCATCTACACGGTCGAGCAGGCAACCCGGTGGTTAGGAGAAGCCCTGCATGGAAAACTTTGA
- the proB gene encoding glutamate 5-kinase, translating to MYKRIVVKLGTSVLTGGTRQLDRPRMVELVRQCAELYHQGLDIVICTSGAVAAGRAHLNFPDLPPTIVSKQLLAAVGQTRLMLLWERFFDIYGIHVGQILLTRADVEDRQRYLNARDTFSALLEHRIVPVVNENDAVATEEIKVGDNDNLSALVATLVHADLLLILTDQPGLFTADPRVDPNAQLISEVHRIDPALRAHARGSSSGLGVGGMVTKLEAANIARHAGADVVIASGSGPGVIIRAAQGEPVGTRFPALESRPESRKRWILAGPKPAGTLVIDQGAVQAVCQQGRSLLPAGIIRVEGTFTRGDTVTVVDAAYNELARGLVAYDSADLSRIAGSRSHEIAERLGYTYGDEAIHRNNLVLLTD from the coding sequence ATGTATAAACGCATCGTCGTCAAACTGGGCACCAGCGTCTTGACCGGCGGAACCCGCCAGCTGGATCGGCCCCGGATGGTAGAGCTGGTCCGCCAGTGTGCGGAGCTCTACCACCAGGGGCTGGACATTGTCATCTGCACCTCGGGCGCCGTGGCCGCGGGCCGCGCCCATCTGAACTTTCCGGACCTGCCCCCCACCATCGTCAGCAAGCAACTGCTGGCGGCTGTGGGCCAGACCCGCCTGATGCTCCTGTGGGAGCGCTTCTTCGACATCTACGGCATCCACGTGGGCCAGATCCTGTTGACCCGGGCCGATGTGGAAGACCGTCAGCGCTATCTCAACGCCCGGGACACCTTCTCCGCCCTGCTGGAACATCGCATCGTGCCCGTGGTCAACGAGAATGACGCCGTGGCCACCGAAGAGATCAAGGTGGGCGACAACGACAACCTCTCTGCCCTGGTGGCCACCCTGGTCCATGCGGACCTGCTGCTCATCCTGACCGACCAGCCGGGTCTCTTCACAGCGGACCCCCGGGTGGATCCCAACGCCCAGCTCATCAGTGAGGTCCACCGGATCGACCCGGCCCTGCGGGCCCATGCCCGGGGCAGCAGCAGCGGCCTGGGTGTGGGCGGCATGGTCACCAAGCTGGAGGCGGCCAACATCGCCCGGCACGCGGGCGCCGATGTGGTCATCGCTTCGGGCAGCGGCCCCGGCGTCATCATCCGGGCAGCCCAGGGGGAGCCGGTGGGAACCCGTTTCCCCGCCCTGGAAAGCCGGCCGGAAAGCCGCAAGCGCTGGATCCTGGCCGGCCCCAAACCAGCCGGCACCCTGGTGATCGACCAGGGCGCGGTGCAGGCCGTCTGTCAGCAGGGGCGCAGCCTGCTCCCGGCCGGCATTATCCGGGTAGAGGGTACCTTCACCCGAGGCGACACGGTCACCGTGGTGGATGCGGCCTACAATGAGCTGGCCCGGGGGCTGGTGGCCTACGATAGCGCCGACCTGAGCCGCATCGCGGGGAGTCGCTCCCACGAAATTGCCGAACGGCTGGGCTACACCTACGGCGACGAGGCCATCCACCGCAACAACCTGGTGCTGTTGACCGACTGA
- a CDS encoding plastocyanin/azurin family copper-binding protein, with the protein MSTWIRQTVQQTVSLGKGAFVLLLVAAVLAGCGGSRSRASAGEGRSAATPTASPAVAELSLGTDGENMKFDKTEFTVRAGQEVQLTFHNSATTLQHNWVLVNGGDDVAEQVDQAAVAAGFDKGFIPDSDLILAHTRLLNGGEEETITFTAPSQPGDYTFLCTFPGHFQAGMKGVLHVQG; encoded by the coding sequence ATGTCAACCTGGATTCGCCAGACTGTTCAACAGACAGTTTCCCTGGGGAAAGGCGCCTTTGTGCTCCTGCTCGTCGCCGCTGTCCTGGCTGGATGCGGCGGTTCACGGTCCCGGGCCAGTGCCGGCGAGGGGCGTAGTGCCGCCACACCCACTGCCTCTCCGGCCGTTGCCGAGCTTTCCCTGGGCACGGACGGCGAGAACATGAAGTTCGACAAAACCGAGTTCACCGTGCGTGCTGGCCAGGAAGTGCAGCTGACCTTCCACAACAGCGCCACGACCTTGCAACACAACTGGGTGTTGGTCAACGGCGGTGATGATGTGGCCGAGCAGGTCGATCAGGCGGCTGTGGCGGCCGGCTTCGACAAGGGATTCATTCCCGACAGCGATCTTATCCTGGCCCACACCCGGTTGCTCAATGGCGGGGAGGAAGAGACCATCACCTTTACCGCACCCAGCCAGCCCGGCGATTACACATTCCTGTGCACCTTTCCCGGTCATTTCCAGGCCGGCATGAAGGGTGTGCTGCATGTGCAGGGGTGA
- a CDS encoding SHOCT domain-containing protein: MMGWHGGWGWGWGPMVFGGFLMLLFWGALIVLVVLAIRALWNRDGSGSRVSSGESSPSGSMANRRALEILDERYARGEISREEYLEMRATLLSPGSHGGT, from the coding sequence ATGATGGGATGGCACGGTGGTTGGGGCTGGGGCTGGGGCCCCATGGTTTTTGGCGGCTTTCTGATGCTGCTCTTCTGGGGGGCGCTGATCGTCCTGGTGGTGTTGGCCATTCGGGCCCTGTGGAACCGGGACGGAAGCGGTAGCCGGGTGAGCAGTGGGGAGAGCAGCCCGTCGGGCAGCATGGCGAACCGGCGTGCCCTGGAGATTCTGGACGAGCGCTATGCTCGAGGCGAAATCAGCCGGGAGGAATACCTGGAGATGCGGGCCACCCTGCTCTCTCCAGGCTCGCACGGGGGAACATAA
- a CDS encoding isoamylase early set domain-containing protein → MIRKQPSPKPEHVRVGFEMPAIIWADRVYLVGDFNGWDVTATPMHQDRDGYWRAYLDLPANRRYQFRYWINGQWYTDHAADGFQGDSPHTIASVVETTLPTGTGLPLHTERQPSTRKAA, encoded by the coding sequence ATGATCCGCAAACAGCCTTCCCCAAAACCTGAACATGTCCGGGTCGGCTTCGAGATGCCGGCCATCATCTGGGCCGACCGGGTTTACCTGGTCGGTGACTTCAACGGCTGGGATGTGACCGCCACTCCCATGCACCAGGACCGGGATGGGTATTGGCGCGCCTACCTGGACCTACCGGCTAACCGCCGCTACCAGTTCCGCTACTGGATCAACGGCCAATGGTACACCGACCACGCCGCAGACGGCTTCCAGGGGGACAGTCCCCATACCATCGCCAGCGTGGTGGAGACGACCCTGCCCACAGGCACCGGCCTGCCCCTGCACACCGAGAGGCAGCCCAGCACGCGCAAAGCCGCCTGA
- a CDS encoding glycoside hydrolase family protein — protein sequence MPRSGLLNSLLLWALLLLAGCQPIQAPAPGPIEPLVPTPVSDVAPASPSPDEVAGLEIPAAPPPPLPAPYTLRWRVGVGVPDGETPLLYRWPASRPGWYLNWSIGFTETQPLVGSAMPEIHFRIPLDEAVGMEFVPMVRTPEGQLWPDEPWIRAVAERLPGRTWLIGNEPDVRWQDNATPEAYARAYHRAYTAIKAADPTAQVAIGGISQVTPLRLAYLERIWEAYQTFYGDEMPVDVWTMHGFVLQEKAGDWGVDIPPGFDHVTDGVAWGIQDHDDLSLVEGQVLAMRRWMREHGQQQKPLWVTEYGILMPAEYGFSPEVVRRFLLGSFDLFRQLRDPELGYAADEERLVQRWVWFSTGYDLYPTGDLFTRAGQPTGLMLALAAYLEEFAGP from the coding sequence GTGCCAAGATCCGGACTCCTGAACTCCTTGCTCCTGTGGGCTCTCCTGCTGCTGGCCGGCTGTCAGCCGATTCAGGCACCTGCCCCGGGCCCGATCGAGCCGCTGGTGCCCACGCCCGTGTCCGACGTTGCCCCTGCTTCGCCCTCTCCTGACGAGGTGGCCGGCCTGGAGATCCCCGCGGCGCCGCCTCCTCCGCTGCCGGCGCCGTACACGTTGCGCTGGCGGGTGGGTGTGGGCGTACCCGATGGGGAGACCCCCCTGCTCTACCGATGGCCGGCCAGCCGTCCCGGGTGGTACCTGAACTGGTCTATCGGCTTCACGGAGACTCAGCCCCTGGTTGGCTCGGCGATGCCGGAGATTCACTTTCGTATCCCGCTCGACGAAGCGGTGGGCATGGAATTCGTGCCCATGGTGCGGACGCCGGAAGGTCAGCTCTGGCCCGATGAGCCCTGGATCCGGGCTGTGGCTGAGCGGTTGCCGGGGCGCACCTGGCTCATCGGCAACGAGCCCGATGTTCGCTGGCAGGACAATGCCACACCCGAAGCCTATGCCCGGGCCTACCACCGGGCCTACACTGCCATCAAGGCGGCGGATCCCACGGCCCAGGTGGCCATCGGCGGGATCAGTCAGGTGACGCCCTTGCGCCTGGCCTACCTGGAGCGGATCTGGGAGGCCTACCAGACCTTCTATGGCGACGAGATGCCGGTGGACGTCTGGACCATGCATGGGTTTGTGCTGCAGGAGAAGGCCGGCGATTGGGGCGTGGACATTCCACCTGGCTTCGATCATGTCACGGACGGCGTGGCCTGGGGTATCCAGGATCACGATGACCTCTCCCTGGTGGAGGGGCAGGTGCTGGCCATGCGTCGCTGGATGCGGGAGCATGGTCAGCAGCAGAAGCCCCTGTGGGTCACCGAGTACGGCATCCTGATGCCGGCGGAATATGGCTTCTCGCCGGAGGTGGTGCGGCGCTTTCTCTTGGGGAGCTTCGACCTCTTCCGCCAGCTTCGGGATCCGGAACTGGGGTATGCCGCAGACGAAGAGCGGCTGGTCCAGCGGTGGGTGTGGTTCAGCACCGGTTACGATCTCTACCCCACCGGGGATCTCTTCACCCGGGCCGGACAGCCCACCGGCCTGATGCTGGCCCTGGCGGCCTATCTGGAGGAATTTGCCGGGCCGTGA
- a CDS encoding helix-turn-helix domain-containing protein has product MCLARWTGCVPSSFLRYNSHVNITGERLRLMREQQGLSIRAVARQEQISPSYLSGLERGENAPNVWPLLARLARRYGTTTDYLLGLTDDPRPVEGAGRVLQEGGVPYQTFTDAERTLLAHFRRLPEGLQNSLLQFVEALAQQTGQASSESGAFGGDKEEDPGVKP; this is encoded by the coding sequence ATGTGTTTGGCGCGCTGGACAGGATGTGTCCCTTCATCTTTTTTAAGATACAATAGTCATGTGAATATTACAGGAGAACGATTACGTCTGATGCGGGAGCAACAGGGATTGTCGATTCGTGCCGTGGCCAGGCAAGAGCAGATCAGTCCCTCCTATCTTTCGGGCCTGGAGCGGGGAGAAAACGCGCCCAATGTCTGGCCCTTATTGGCCAGGTTGGCACGGCGATATGGTACCACCACGGACTATCTGCTGGGCCTGACCGACGATCCGCGGCCGGTTGAAGGGGCGGGGCGGGTGCTCCAGGAGGGAGGGGTGCCATACCAAACGTTCACTGATGCGGAACGGACCTTGCTGGCGCATTTCCGGCGGCTGCCCGAGGGGCTCCAGAATTCCTTGCTCCAATTTGTGGAAGCGTTGGCCCAGCAAACCGGACAGGCGTCTTCGGAGTCCGGAGCTTTCGGGGGAGACAAAGAGGAAGATCCAGGAGTGAAGCCATGA
- the cutA gene encoding divalent-cation tolerance protein CutA → MTCIAVVTTVGSRTEAQTLARTLVERELAACAHISEVESFYHWQGKVQNEVEYRVIFKTVAERYADLEEAIRALHSYELPAIYAWPLEPVYEPYARWIEAHSAGR, encoded by the coding sequence ATGACCTGTATCGCAGTGGTGACCACAGTCGGGAGTCGAACTGAGGCCCAGACCCTGGCACGTACATTGGTAGAACGGGAACTGGCAGCCTGTGCCCATATCAGTGAGGTGGAAAGCTTCTACCACTGGCAAGGGAAGGTCCAGAACGAAGTGGAATATCGGGTCATCTTCAAAACAGTGGCCGAGCGTTACGCGGATCTGGAAGAGGCCATCCGTGCGTTGCACTCCTATGAACTGCCGGCCATTTATGCCTGGCCATTGGAGCCGGTTTATGAACCATATGCCCGGTGGATTGAAGCCCATTCAGCCGGTCGATAG